From the genome of SAR324 cluster bacterium:
ACCATGCGCTTAATTCTCAAAAGTCACACCGTCGTTCTGTCATATTTGTTGTTCTATCAGATACCCTGAATGTTTCAGCAAATTGCTGCTAGTTAAGATTCATGGCGGTAGAAAGCCAAGTGATTTTGAAACTCAGTCAATGTTCGGCCAGTAACCACCCGCCACAAATGGTTAAAGAACCTGTACTTTTTGTTCTTCTCAAACATCGACAAACAAACTGTGATGTTGTAAAGAATATTATCCATTCTGTTGAATTCTGTTATAGTTAGTATACTTAATTTTTCGCAGGAGCATCGCTATGGCTATTGCCATAAGACATATATTTGAGCCTACTGAGGGTGTTTTTGCCCCATACGAACATAGACGCTTAGCGAATGATTTTCCTGCAGGCAAGCTACCTGGAGTTCGAAGCGTCACTGTCTATCGTGGCACAGATAAAAAAATCATGGTTGGAGAGGCCGTTTTGGAAAATAAAGCTGTTCTTGAAACTTGGGAAGACTGGAACAACTCTTTAAAGGAGCAGAGTGGGGCCAAAAATTCATGACAACTGGTAAATTCGTAAAAAGAGTAATTTTTGAAATTGTTGAATAAATTTTCAGGTCTCATCAAAGCTACTTAATCTACCAAGAATATTGACTTGATAGATGCCATTGCTATTGGCTCATCTGTTTTGATCATCAAAATCATAGTATTGTTGCCTGCGGTAGCTAATATAGGCGCTGAGCCCTTGTCACGGTCTGTCTGCTCAATTACTACCACAACAAATTACTAGTTCGGTAAATATCTGGCTTCCCACTGGTCATTCTTGGATTCCCCTTTGACATTATGAAGTTGCCCATCAATCCTGAGAAAGACACTTTTTTTAGAAGTAGACTGGAGACAATAACCAAGGAGTGAAGATGAGTAATATAGGGTTCCCCTGTAGCGAAATTTGGAGGAAGAGGATGTATAAGAAAATGGTCAACCCACTGGCACACGGAGTCAGCAAGCATCATTTAAGGAAAGATCCACCTGCATCTGAACAGTCAGATGCTGCAAGTCGATCATGGGGAAATGCAACCCAACAGGCACTTTACGAAAAGGGAGGTGATTAAAAAATCTGAAAGGATTTTGAATAAATAAGCTTCTGCCTTCCAAAGTGACTATGCACTATACCCTCATGATTTCCGAATTGCTCAGGGTTGATCAGCACCAGCGATCAAGTGGTGGTCGAAAAAAGATCCCTTATAAGTCAAAGGCCACGGATTGGAAAAAAATTTCTAATGTGAGATCGAAAATAGTGAGAACTGCTAGTTTTTTTCCAGTCACCAGCTGTGTTGCAGAAGGCTATTTCAAGCTTTGAGTTCACCTCATACCTCAAAACATGAGTGTTTGACCATGCTCAAGAACACGGAATTCCAGTGGGTTGATTCCTTGTTCCATAAGCTCCTGCAATAATCTCTGTGGAGGTTCTAGAAGTGGTTCTTCAGTTAAGTTCAAAAAGGTTCCCCAGTGCATTCCTATGGATTGGCGACTCTCGACATCAAGGTGAATTTTGACAGCCTCTTCTGGATTAACATGCATATCCTTCATAGACCATCGGGGTGCATATGCCCCGATGGGGATTAAAGAAAGATCCATCGGGCCATAACGCTTACCGATTTCTACAAAATCTTTTGAATAGCCAGTATCTCCAGCAAAAAAGAATTTTTGTTGAGGAGATTTGACGACCCACCCTGCCCAAAGAGTCTTGTTTGTATCAAACAAACCTCGTTTGCTCCAGTGCTGAACAGGAACTGCTGTAAAATTCCACTGACCAATCTGTTCACTCTGCCACCAATCTAGTTCAATCACCTTCTCAGTAATTCCAATGTTTGCAAACCAACTTTTCAGACCGAGTGGAACTAGAAAATAAGGAGGTTTTTCTAGCTGTTGCTTTGTGAGTGCTAATACCGATTTACGATCAAGGTGATCATAGTGATTGTGTGAAATTATAACGTAATCAATCAATGGTAATTCGTTCAATTTTATACCAGGAGGATTGAGTCGCTCAGGCCCAATAAATTCTACTGGGGATGCACGATTACTAAGGTGAGGGTCGGTAATGATATTGATGCCCAGGTGTTGCCAAAGAAAGGTTGAATGACCAATCCAAGTGAGTGTTGTTTCCGTTCGATTATTTTTCAAAAATTCAATCTGGGGTCGAATTTGCTTCAAGCTTACTGGCTGTTGAGGAACCCTACCCCAGAAACGTCTCCAGAGTTTGGGGAAATCCTTTGTCATTCTCCCAGGAGGTAAATAATTATTTTGAAATCCAGAAGGAGTGTGATGGGAAGGACGATTGATGGAAGATCCTTTGTGAGAATTGCAACCACCTAATGCAATCAAAAAGATCACTAGAAACCAGCCAAGAAAGCAAACATACTTCATTAGTTCCCCCTACCAATTATTTCAACAGATACGTAGGTATTGTAGATTTTTGAAGGAGTTGAACCTACAGAGCAACCACAAATAAGAAATTTTTCCAAAATTATGAAGTCTTCTCAGTTTAGTGAATTAAACCCATATTAATGTAACCAATTTGATTTTAGACAACTATTGTAGTAAAAGCTTCACGAAGCCTTGTTTGCTTGAATAAGGGTGTCTAAACAAATAATTCAGATTTTTTAATACTATGATTTAGTGGTAGATTAAAAATTTAATTAAACATTTTTATTATTTAGACTATTTTTACAAAAAAATTCCTACTGTAATATTAGACTTTGATAATTAATTTAAAAGTTGAACTAGAAAACAGATATGTTCCAATCTTTAAAAATTTATTTGAGTATATTATTCATGACTGTTGCCTATCCAGCTTTTTCATTTCAGAACCCACTTGACCTCTATGATTTCAGCGCATCAGAGACTTCTGGAAGTTGGATAATTGTCAATGATGGGGTCATGGGAGGATTCTCAAGATCACAACTAAGCTTCAGTTCAACTGGGACCTTACTATTTCAAGGGAGTGTTTCACTCGACTTTGGTGGTGGATTCACATCAGTGAGATCTGTTTTCGAGACTGTAGACGCAGGAAACTACAACGGACTCCTAATCATGGTGAAAGGGGATGGAAAAACATATCAACTTCGGGTGTGGCATCAGAAACAGTTTGATGGAGTAGCTTTTTTCCAACATTTTGAGACAACAAGAGGCGAGTAGTTGGAGATCTTTTTGCCTTTTATCCGTTTTCAAACTAGCTACCGAGGCAGACTGTTACCTGATCATCCAACACTCAATCGAAGAGAAATTTCTCAAATTGGTCTAATGGTCAGTGATAAACAAAAAGGAGAATTTAGTTTAGAAGTTAAACGCATTAGTTTCTTTGATGAGGAAAGAACAAAAAAAAGAAAAATACTGACTCCTAAAGAAATTTTTAATTTTAAAAAAATCCATGGATTTTATATTTTTCTCTAAATCTTTTTGTCATCAATAATGAGTTTATATCAAATTCAATTTATTTATTCTTTAGGAGTTCAATGAAAGAATTCAGACTGTCATCTGAACAACTTGATAACTTCCTTGATGATGGTTTCTTAATAATTCCAAATTTATTGGATGCTAAAGAAACAGATCTCCTTTTAACAGCAGCTAGTGCTGATCCAATGATGAAGGAAAATGTCTTTGATGTAAGCGATCGGAAAGGACAAACCAGCCAAATGACACTTTGGAATCATCCTGGTGATGATCTTTGGGGGATGGTAAGCCGCTCGAGCCGTATCGTAACCTCAATGGAAAAACTACTTGACGGGGAGGTTTATCACTACCATTCCAAGCTTATCCTGAAAAAACCAAATGAAGGGGGTGCTTGGGAGTGGCACCAAGATTATGGCTATTGGTACAAGAATGGGTGCTTGTTTCCTCACATGGCAAGTTGCTGGATCGCCTTAAACCGTGCCGATAAAGAAAATGGATGTCTTCAGGTCATTCGGGGTTCTCACAAAGCAGGTCGCATCGAACATGGTGTTTATTCGACCCAACACTGTGCTGACCCTGAACGTGTTGAACAGTTACTTAATCGGTTAGAACTTATCTACTGTGAACTAGAACCGGGCTCCGCAGTTTTTTTCCATTGCAACACTCTTCATCGATCTGATGCTAACATTAGCGAGCGAGACCGCTGGAATTTAATCTGCTGCTACAACGCTGCTAAGAATGATCCCTATTTTTCATCACATCATCCCCAATACACTCCGCTGAAAAAAGTCCCTGACACTGCGATCAAACAAATGGGGCTGCAACTTAGTGCCGGCCCTGAATCATTCTACAAACCCGATGAATCAAGCATTTCACGAGCTCATACAGCAAAGTGAATACATGAGTATTATTCAGTGTTGTTGAAGCTGAGCACTCCTACACGACTCCTGGGTTTTGAAGTTAACAATGAGAGAATTTCCAATATGAATCAACAACCCAATATCATCTTCATTATGGCCGATGATCATGCTGCAAGAGCCATCAGTTGCTATGGGGCAGGAATCAATGAGACCCCAAATATCGATCGGCTTGCCGAAGAGGGCATTCGCCTTAATCACTGTTATGTTACCAACTCAATTTGTACTCCAAGTCGGGCTGCTATTCTTACGGGCACATACAACCATGTAAATTGTGTCTTCACTCTCCAGACACCGATCAACAACAGAATGCCAAATGTGGCAAAACACCTGAGGACTGGCAACTATCAGACTGCTGTCATTGGGAAGTGGCATTTGGGTGAAGGAAAAGAACACGAGCCTACCGGATTTGATTTTTGGTCAGTGTTACCTGGACAGGGAGAATATTTTGATCCTTACATGATTGAGATGGGCGAAACCATTGAAGTGCCAGGTTATGCTACAGATATCATCACTGATAAAAGCCTCAACTGGCTCAAGTCACGAGATCTTGAAAAACCATTCTTTTTGATGTGCCTACACAAAGCCCCCCACCGAGAATGGGAGCCCCATCCAAAAAACAGGGGGCTCTATCAAGCTGACATAGCGGTGCCAGAAACTTTTGATGATGACTATAAAAATCGTGCCCGGGCTGCCAAAGAAGCCAAAATGCGAATCAAAGATGACATGAAGTACTCTGACCTCGGACTCGTTCAACCCGAGGGTGGATTGGAAGTTGGTGAGCGTACAAGAATCGGTAGTACCAATCGAAAAGTCCCCAACCCCTCAGATGTCAGCAGCCTACGACTAATTGATAAGGAGACTGGAGAGGCCTTTACTTTTCAAAACCGCGAAGAGCTTAGTCATTTCAAATACCAGCGTTATCTCAAGCGCTACTTACGTACTATTCATTCCATTGATGAGAGTGTTGGTAAAATTCTGGATTACCTTGATGATACTGGAATGGCTGAGAATACCCTTGTCATCTATACATCTGACCAAGGATTCTTTCTTGGAGAACATGGCTGGTATGACAAACGATTCATGTATGAGGAATCATTTCAAATGCCTTTCCTTGCTCGTTTCCCAGCTGAAATTCCGATGGGGTCAGTTTGTGAAAATGTTTGCTGTAATGTTGATTTTGCTCCAACATTTCTTGATTTCGCAGGTCTCTCTATTCCAAGTTATATGCAGGGGAGAAGTCTTCGGCCGTTGTTCCTTGGAGAGGTTCCAGGCGATTGGTCTGAAATCACTTATCATCGCTATTGGATGCATCGTGATCCGGATCATAACGCATACTCTCATTACGGAATTCGAAATCAACGGTACAAACTCATTTATTGGTATAATGAGGGCTATGATCTGCCAGGTACGAATCACGGTGGCGAAGACCGTGAATGGGAACTTTTTGATTGCAAGAAAGATCCTCTGGAGTTGTTTAACTGTTATTCACAGCCAGAGTACCAAGAAGTTGTCAACACTATGAAAATTGAACTTTTGAAGAAGATGAGGGAAATAGGAGATGAACCGGAACACATTTAAAATCGTATTAAGAACAAGCCAAATTGAAGGCTGATATCTGTTGGATTTTTTTCATGGTTTTAAAATCTTTGTAACCTTGGAATCCATTTTCCTTGAGCTTTTAGCCGCTCACACAGCTCCCAAAGAGCAATTTTGTTAGAGTCGTATTTAAGAAGTTTTTGTGCTTTGGTAGCATCACACCAACAATAATCACAATGCTCTGATGACAAAGTAGGTTCACCCATGACTTCCACTGAGAATGCATACTCCGGAACAACAAGCAGGTGATTAGGCCAATACTTGTGATCATTAAATATTATTTTTGGCAGGGTACACATTGAATCCAGTTGCAGCCAGTTTTTGCCCAAAAGTGCTGTTTCCTCATTCAATTCTCTTTTAGCAGCTTCCAGAGAGGTCTCAGTATCTTCCCCACCACCTGATATGGGCTGCCAGAAGCCAAGATCTCTTCGAAGACAAATGAGAAAAAGGATGGTTTCACCTTTCTGTTTGTAAGGAAAAACCAAAACTTGAAATGGTGCTCTCATTCAATTTCCTCAATCACACTGAAGTGATCATTTCTTGAGTTGAAGAAATCCGCTGCACATCAGCAAGATTTCTAAAAATATATTTCTAAACAATAGTTTAAGCTTCAATTTACAAAAATACAGCAAGAACCCCTAGCTTCCCCAGAGGGTGCTTGCCAACAATTGAATTTTAGAGGATCTTCCTCATTTTTTGTCTTGGAATCAATAGCTATTGCCCTAGGAGTGATTCAAGGTCTTGATGACTATGCTGGATTTTTAAACAAGGCTCGTGTCATCGTATATCATTAAATTTTTGAAACTAATCCAGACTCATTATCACAGTCCAATTTTTTAGTGAGGTGTATTTTGACTGAAAAAAAGTGGATCGAAAAAATAGTTGCTCCAAATGAAAAGCACTGGGTTGGTGATGGTTTTCATGTTAGTACGATTTTCTCTATGCACTCTGAAGATACCGAAAGTATCAGTCCATTTTTGATGATGGATCATGCTGCTCCCAAATATTTTCCACCAACCCAAAGGAAACGTGGAGTTGGAGAGCACCCCCATCGGGGGTTTGAAACCGTAACTTTTGCAATCAAAGGGGAGGTGGAGCATCGGGACTCTGGGGGTGGTGGAGGCAAGATCACCACTGGCGGTATTCAGTGGATGACAGCAGGTTCCGGTGTCGTTCATGATGAATTCCATTCACGCGAGTTTTCTCAAAAAGGAGGTGATTTTGAGATGATCCAACTATGGGTCAACCTTCCTTCAAAATTTAAGATGACTCCACCTCGGTATCAGTCCTTTGAGAAAGGTGATTTTCCAATAATTGATCACGGAAATCACGAAATTACCGTCAAGGTTATCGCGGGAAACTTTAGTACAGTCACTTCCCCAGTGAAAACTTTTTCCCCAATCAACATGTATGAACTCAATGGCCCCTCCAGTTCCCAGCTAGAAATACAGCTGCCTGTAGGAAGCAACACCTTAGTTTTTCAACTTTCAGGTAAGTCATCTATTGGTGATCGGCAGATCGAGAAAGGGAATCTCGCCATTCTTAGCAAATCAGGAGATTCTTTTAAACTAGAACTTTTAGAGGAATCTAAAGTGATGATTCTAAACGGGGAACCCCTTGGCGAGCCTGTAGCGGCTTATGGGCCTTTCGTAATGAACACACGCCAAGAATTAATGGAAGCATTCAAAGATTTTCAGGCGGGTAAAATGGGGCAGTTGGTCAACTAGGTCGGTTAAAAAAGAAGGCAAGCCGTTGGTTGGAAAACACAATGATATTCAATATGATAAAAGGAAAATTTGGTCAATTCCGTTCACCAAGCAAGCGAAAATGTTTTTCAGTTTGTTGGCTAATTTATAATTTATAAACGACAAACACCTTATTCACTCCCAAATTGATACTCCTCTTCTACCAGTTAATCCAAATTTTCTTAATATTAAATTCGTCATATGCCCAAATCTACTCTGGTGAAATCCTGATAACACGGAGGACGTCACGGCCTTGCTGAGCATTGGGGCCGAGAAGAGATTTCGCTGCAAATTTCACAATGAAGATTGGCTTTCTAAGAAGTATCTCCGCATCACTTAAAGTAAAAGAAGGAGGATGCGGGGGTACAAGACTAAATATAAAACTGAAAAACATAATATTAGTTTATTTTATCCATGGATTAAACTCATATCACAAAAACAGTCTGATTCTATCACTTACTAGTATTGCCTTACGAAATAAACCCATCAGGTCTAGTCTAAATCTCTTGTTCCTATCTCAAGGCTCTTGGCCACCTTCGTAACAAAATTTGACTTTCAGGAGATGCTTTGGATTCAGTAACACAAGCCGTCTTAGGTGGCGCTGTCAGTTACGCTGTCTTAGGTCGTCGCCTTGGCAAACGTGCCACACTGTATGGAATAGCCTTGGGAACCCTGCCCGATCTGGATGTGCTGATTGATTTTGGTGGTCCAATTGAGAACATGACGCACCATCGCGGTTTCTCTCACTCCTTTTTGGTGCAAGCTTTAGTAGCGCCGCTTTTCGTCGTACTTTTGTCGCGATTGCCTTACGGGCGTGATGCTTCTTGGATCCGTTGGTACGTTGCAATATATCTTTCTTTCGCCACCCATTCACTTGCTGATTTATTCACGGTTTATGGCACACAGATCCTCTGGCCTTTGACAGATCACCCGTTTGCACACTCAATTTTATTTATCGTAGATCCAGTCTACACCATCCCACTGCTTTTTGCCGTGATCAGCACATTTCTGATGCGTGACCGAAATCAAGCCTTGAAACTCAATGCCTACATGCTAGGACTCTCCACTCTCTACCTCGTATGGAGTACCGGAGCCAAGTGGATCATTGATAATCGAGTCCAAATGGCATTGGCCAGCCGAGGGATTTCAGCTCAAGTATATGAGTCAACACCCGCCCCTCTGAATACCATATTATGGCGTGGAGTCGCAGTGGAAGGTGATCAATACTTCGAAATTTGGGCATCTATCTTTGATGAAGTGGATCAAATTCAGATTCGTGGTTTCCCTCGCAACATAGATCTACTTTTACCCATAGAGAATCACCCGAATATAGAGCGTCTGCGCTGGTTTACCAAAGGCCAATATAAGGTCTGGCGATCAGATGATGAGATCATCATCTCTGATCTTCGGATGGGGGTTGAGGGAGCTTATGTATTTAATTTTGAAGTCGGTCGTGAAATCGACAATCAAACAAATATTGGCAGTTTTCAACAAATTCCACAGAGACTAGATTTTTCCGGTTTGCAGTCTGTCTTGGCCCGGATATTTGATCCAACAGTCAGCGTATCCAATCCCAATTAGGCCTGCCCTGCTTTTTGAACGAGAAATTTATTGAAAAAATATAAAAATGTGAGAGAGCTCTGTTATGAGCAATTATGAAACTGAGTTCGCATCAAAGAAACCTTCAAAACATTGCCTTTAAATTATTATGAATTTCGTATTCTGCATCAGTTGATCTTCATTCAAGCCCAGTATCTATCTTGGTTGGCTCCTACAATCGCTTTGAGTTTGTAAGCTGTTAGCCTAAGATTTCAGCCCAGCCTTT
Proteins encoded in this window:
- a CDS encoding MBL fold metallo-hydrolase, whose amino-acid sequence is MTKDFPKLWRRFWGRVPQQPVSLKQIRPQIEFLKNNRTETTLTWIGHSTFLWQHLGINIITDPHLSNRASPVEFIGPERLNPPGIKLNELPLIDYVIISHNHYDHLDRKSVLALTKQQLEKPPYFLVPLGLKSWFANIGITEKVIELDWWQSEQIGQWNFTAVPVQHWSKRGLFDTNKTLWAGWVVKSPQQKFFFAGDTGYSKDFVEIGKRYGPMDLSLIPIGAYAPRWSMKDMHVNPEEAVKIHLDVESRQSIGMHWGTFLNLTEEPLLEPPQRLLQELMEQGINPLEFRVLEHGQTLMF
- a CDS encoding phytanoyl-CoA dioxygenase family protein, which encodes MKEFRLSSEQLDNFLDDGFLIIPNLLDAKETDLLLTAASADPMMKENVFDVSDRKGQTSQMTLWNHPGDDLWGMVSRSSRIVTSMEKLLDGEVYHYHSKLILKKPNEGGAWEWHQDYGYWYKNGCLFPHMASCWIALNRADKENGCLQVIRGSHKAGRIEHGVYSTQHCADPERVEQLLNRLELIYCELEPGSAVFFHCNTLHRSDANISERDRWNLICCYNAAKNDPYFSSHHPQYTPLKKVPDTAIKQMGLQLSAGPESFYKPDESSISRAHTAK
- a CDS encoding sulfatase; protein product: MNQQPNIIFIMADDHAARAISCYGAGINETPNIDRLAEEGIRLNHCYVTNSICTPSRAAILTGTYNHVNCVFTLQTPINNRMPNVAKHLRTGNYQTAVIGKWHLGEGKEHEPTGFDFWSVLPGQGEYFDPYMIEMGETIEVPGYATDIITDKSLNWLKSRDLEKPFFLMCLHKAPHREWEPHPKNRGLYQADIAVPETFDDDYKNRARAAKEAKMRIKDDMKYSDLGLVQPEGGLEVGERTRIGSTNRKVPNPSDVSSLRLIDKETGEAFTFQNREELSHFKYQRYLKRYLRTIHSIDESVGKILDYLDDTGMAENTLVIYTSDQGFFLGEHGWYDKRFMYEESFQMPFLARFPAEIPMGSVCENVCCNVDFAPTFLDFAGLSIPSYMQGRSLRPLFLGEVPGDWSEITYHRYWMHRDPDHNAYSHYGIRNQRYKLIYWYNEGYDLPGTNHGGEDREWELFDCKKDPLELFNCYSQPEYQEVVNTMKIELLKKMREIGDEPEHI
- a CDS encoding NUDIX pyrophosphatase; translated protein: MRAPFQVLVFPYKQKGETILFLICLRRDLGFWQPISGGGEDTETSLEAAKRELNEETALLGKNWLQLDSMCTLPKIIFNDHKYWPNHLLVVPEYAFSVEVMGEPTLSSEHCDYCWCDATKAQKLLKYDSNKIALWELCERLKAQGKWIPRLQRF
- a CDS encoding pirin family protein, translated to MTEKKWIEKIVAPNEKHWVGDGFHVSTIFSMHSEDTESISPFLMMDHAAPKYFPPTQRKRGVGEHPHRGFETVTFAIKGEVEHRDSGGGGGKITTGGIQWMTAGSGVVHDEFHSREFSQKGGDFEMIQLWVNLPSKFKMTPPRYQSFEKGDFPIIDHGNHEITVKVIAGNFSTVTSPVKTFSPINMYELNGPSSSQLEIQLPVGSNTLVFQLSGKSSIGDRQIEKGNLAILSKSGDSFKLELLEESKVMILNGEPLGEPVAAYGPFVMNTRQELMEAFKDFQAGKMGQLVN
- a CDS encoding metal-dependent hydrolase, producing the protein MDSVTQAVLGGAVSYAVLGRRLGKRATLYGIALGTLPDLDVLIDFGGPIENMTHHRGFSHSFLVQALVAPLFVVLLSRLPYGRDASWIRWYVAIYLSFATHSLADLFTVYGTQILWPLTDHPFAHSILFIVDPVYTIPLLFAVISTFLMRDRNQALKLNAYMLGLSTLYLVWSTGAKWIIDNRVQMALASRGISAQVYESTPAPLNTILWRGVAVEGDQYFEIWASIFDEVDQIQIRGFPRNIDLLLPIENHPNIERLRWFTKGQYKVWRSDDEIIISDLRMGVEGAYVFNFEVGREIDNQTNIGSFQQIPQRLDFSGLQSVLARIFDPTVSVSNPN